From Leptolyngbya sp. KIOST-1, one genomic window encodes:
- the pyrC gene encoding dihydroorotase — translation METLTLTRPDDWHLHLRDGEVLKAVLPHTVRQFARAIVMPNLKPPVRTVAEAAAYRDRILAAIPAGQQFEPLMTLYLTDNTRPEEIVTAREAQFVKAVKYYPAGATTNSDAGVTDIGKCDRVFEAMEQADMPLLLHGEVTDPAVDIFDREKVFIEKHLIPLKQRFPQLRVVLEHITTSEAVDYVLATDRTAATITPQHLLYSRNALFQGGLRPHYFCLPILKRETHRQAILRAATSGNPKFFLGTDSAPHSRHSKESACGCAGCFSALHALELYAEAFESVNALDKLEAFASFYGPDFYQLPRNRDRITLSKTTWRIPDQLPFVDDGLVPLRAGEALTWKALLN, via the coding sequence ATGGAAACGCTGACCCTGACTCGACCCGACGACTGGCACCTGCACCTGCGCGATGGCGAGGTGCTGAAGGCGGTACTGCCCCACACGGTGCGGCAGTTTGCTCGGGCAATTGTGATGCCGAACCTGAAGCCGCCAGTGCGTACGGTGGCCGAGGCGGCGGCCTACCGCGATCGCATTCTTGCGGCCATTCCGGCAGGTCAGCAGTTTGAGCCACTGATGACCCTCTACCTGACCGACAACACCCGCCCCGAGGAAATTGTGACGGCCAGGGAGGCTCAGTTTGTCAAAGCGGTGAAGTACTACCCCGCCGGAGCAACGACGAACTCAGATGCGGGGGTCACCGACATTGGCAAATGCGATCGCGTCTTTGAGGCCATGGAGCAGGCCGATATGCCGCTCCTGCTCCACGGGGAAGTGACCGACCCGGCGGTGGATATATTCGACCGCGAAAAGGTGTTCATAGAGAAACACCTGATTCCCCTAAAGCAGCGCTTTCCCCAGTTGCGCGTGGTGCTGGAGCACATTACAACCTCAGAGGCGGTGGACTATGTGCTGGCAACCGACCGCACGGCGGCTACAATTACCCCCCAGCATCTGCTGTATAGCCGCAATGCGTTGTTTCAAGGGGGGCTGCGGCCACACTACTTCTGCCTGCCCATTTTGAAGCGCGAAACCCACCGCCAGGCCATTTTGCGGGCGGCCACCTCGGGCAATCCCAAGTTTTTTCTGGGTACCGACAGCGCCCCCCACTCTCGCCACAGCAAAGAAAGTGCCTGCGGCTGCGCCGGGTGTTTTTCGGCCCTGCACGCCCTGGAACTGTACGCCGAGGCATTTGAGAGCGTTAACGCCCTCGACAAACTGGAGGCCTTCGCCAGCTTCTATGGACCAGATTTTTACCAGCTGCCGCGCAACCGCGATCGCATTACCCTGAGCAAAACCACCTGGCGCATTCCCGATCAGCTGCCCTTTGTGGACGATGGTCTGGTGCCCCTGCGGGCCGGAGAGGCGCTCACCTGGAAGGCGTTGCTGAATTGA